In Rahnella aquatilis CIP 78.65 = ATCC 33071, one DNA window encodes the following:
- a CDS encoding YfiR family protein has translation MEKARSPFYLLVKIRVGHFLKAAYGFALLMVLLIAPLKPVIAETSETSPDAAVAQTVNGILSYSRWPDKTSSSSLTLCIIQPVKYAALLTPDGSAFAGRPLKVMTLPFDSPLLTSQCDAIYSGSTTAEQQNDLHQRLEGHAILTLSEQDDACALLNAFCLVITPLHTGFKLNLDTLSRSGVRVNPAVLQLAREKE, from the coding sequence ATGGAAAAAGCCCGATCACCTTTTTACCTGTTAGTGAAGATACGTGTCGGCCATTTTCTTAAGGCTGCATATGGCTTCGCGCTGCTGATGGTGCTTCTGATCGCTCCGTTAAAACCGGTCATCGCCGAAACCAGCGAGACGTCACCCGACGCCGCCGTCGCGCAGACCGTTAACGGCATCCTCAGTTATTCGCGCTGGCCCGACAAAACCAGCTCGTCTTCTTTAACGCTTTGCATCATCCAGCCGGTTAAATACGCAGCCTTACTCACGCCCGATGGCAGCGCTTTTGCCGGCAGACCGCTCAAGGTGATGACGTTGCCTTTTGACAGCCCGCTGCTGACCTCACAATGCGATGCCATTTATTCCGGCAGCACCACGGCGGAGCAGCAGAACGATTTGCATCAGCGTCTGGAAGGCCATGCCATTTTAACCCTCAGTGAGCAGGACGATGCCTGTGCATTACTGAACGCATTTTGTCTGGTGATCACGCCCCTTCATACCGGATTCAAACTGAATCTGGACACGCTGTCCCGCAGCGGTGTGCGGGTTAATCCCGCCGTATTACAACTTGCCAGGGAAAAGGAGTAG